One segment of Clostridium botulinum DNA contains the following:
- a CDS encoding LiaF transmembrane domain-containing protein, which translates to MKKERIFWGALFILAGIFLIISKLGFFPDVNVFSLLLTVFLVVIIVKSVLRLNFSGILFPMAFICIIYDKELGITAITPWTVLMAALFGSIGLSMIFHKHVKWGNYNHECENYEFEKINIEDESNVRFKNSFGASIKYINTDKFEQGYFECSFGAMKLYFDNVDMSNKSAIVRIDASFSGIELYIPKTWSVQDKTNVFLGSVSEKNRNNQITTNSLTLVGDISFSGVEIIYI; encoded by the coding sequence ATGAAAAAAGAAAGAATTTTTTGGGGAGCTTTATTTATATTAGCAGGTATTTTTTTAATTATAAGTAAACTTGGATTTTTCCCAGATGTGAATGTATTTAGTTTATTATTAACAGTTTTTTTAGTAGTAATTATTGTGAAAAGTGTACTTCGTTTAAATTTTTCGGGTATTTTATTTCCTATGGCATTTATTTGCATAATATATGATAAAGAATTAGGAATTACAGCAATTACCCCTTGGACTGTATTAATGGCCGCATTATTTGGTAGTATTGGTCTTTCTATGATATTTCATAAACATGTTAAATGGGGTAATTACAATCATGAGTGTGAAAACTATGAATTTGAGAAAATTAATATAGAAGATGAAAGTAATGTTAGATTTAAGAATTCATTTGGTGCTAGTATAAAATATATAAATACTGATAAGTTTGAGCAAGGTTATTTTGAGTGTTCTTTTGGAGCTATGAAATTGTATTTTGATAATGTAGATATGAGCAACAAAAGTGCTATTGTTAGGATTGATGCTTCCTTTTCAGGAATAGAATTATATATACCAAAAACTTGGAGTGTTCAGGATAAAACTAATGTATTTTTGGGTTCTGTTAGTGAAAAAAATAGAAATAATCAAATAACAACAAATAGTTTAACATTAGTTGGTGATATTAGCTTTTCAGGAGTAGAAATAATTTATATCTAA
- a CDS encoding DegV family protein, whose translation MHKIAVVVDSTAVIDKKLFENNNNLYSLPLQLIIDDNSFNDGIDITPSEFCTKMNECANLPTTSQPSVGDVFELFEELVDKYDHVIYITISSKLSGTFQTGMLAKNQISNDKIIVFDSLFTSTIQKQMAITTLELIKNGSSINDILKNLEYIRSNSKIYLVVDDLSHLRRTGRISLSAASFGKLLNIKPILSFEEGQIVLKNKVRTMNKVYNNLIELIKNEDLTETSKIIIAHADGYDSALKLKEKVLELYPKHTILIDELSPVISVHTGSRSFGISWIC comes from the coding sequence ATGCATAAAATAGCTGTTGTTGTAGATAGTACTGCTGTAATTGATAAAAAGTTATTTGAAAATAATAACAACTTATATTCATTACCACTACAACTAATAATTGACGATAATTCTTTTAATGATGGAATAGATATAACTCCAAGCGAATTTTGTACTAAAATGAATGAATGTGCAAATCTTCCAACAACTTCGCAACCTTCTGTTGGAGATGTTTTTGAACTTTTTGAAGAACTAGTAGATAAATATGACCACGTTATATACATTACAATTAGCTCTAAATTAAGTGGTACATTTCAAACTGGAATGTTAGCTAAAAATCAAATTTCAAATGATAAAATAATTGTTTTTGACTCTCTTTTTACATCAACTATCCAAAAACAGATGGCAATCACAACTTTAGAATTAATTAAAAATGGAAGCTCTATTAATGATATTTTAAAAAATCTTGAATATATAAGATCGAATTCAAAAATATATTTAGTAGTAGATGATTTATCTCATTTACGTAGAACTGGAAGAATTTCTTTATCTGCAGCTTCTTTTGGGAAATTGTTAAATATAAAGCCCATCTTATCTTTTGAAGAAGGCCAAATAGTATTAAAAAATAAGGTAAGAACCATGAATAAAGTATATAATAATTTAATTGAACTAATAAAAAATGAAGATTTAACTGAGACTTCAAAAATTATTATTGCTCATGCAGATGGTTATGATTCTGCATTAAAATTAAAAGAAAAAGTATTAGAATTATATCCTAAACATACAATATTAATTGATGAGCTATCACCTGTAATAAGCGTACATACGGGGTCTAGAAGTTTTGGGATATCATGGATATGCTAA
- a CDS encoding TetR/AcrR family transcriptional regulator, which yields MSQFNKKVNPITLRSKKWIVNSLIELMEKKPYNQITLKEIAENVDLARQTIYRNFSTKEAILEYHVDGLYNEFIRIISAKKEITLNDLLITYFEYWYKNKEFLKKLIDDNVYSILLDLHLKYLNSMATNEELKKLTFVSENSYFNHFTAGGLWFVLKRWIEDDAQKTPKEMTDIILNFYHIKGLNTESTEEK from the coding sequence ATGAGTCAATTTAATAAAAAAGTTAATCCTATAACTTTAAGATCAAAAAAATGGATTGTAAATTCATTAATAGAATTAATGGAGAAAAAACCTTACAATCAGATTACTTTAAAAGAAATTGCAGAAAATGTTGATTTAGCTAGACAAACAATTTACAGAAATTTTTCAACAAAGGAAGCCATATTGGAATATCACGTTGATGGATTATACAATGAATTTATAAGAATAATTTCTGCTAAAAAGGAAATAACATTAAATGATTTACTCATTACGTATTTTGAATATTGGTATAAAAATAAAGAATTTTTAAAAAAATTGATAGATGATAATGTATATTCAATATTGCTTGATTTACATTTAAAATATTTAAATTCAATGGCAACAAATGAAGAACTTAAAAAGTTAACTTTTGTATCAGAAAATAGTTACTTTAATCATTTCACAGCAGGGGGATTATGGTTTGTATTAAAAAGATGGATTGAGGATGATGCACAAAAAACACCTAAAGAAATGACTGATATTATTTTGAATTTTTATCACATTAAAGGATTGAATACAGAAAGCACTGAAGAAAAATGA